In one Bryobacteraceae bacterium genomic region, the following are encoded:
- a CDS encoding S41 family peptidase, with product MNNLTKTDREEIVSRVITTVETKHFDPQFPREQWRSEVERLRGSIIDGATTSQFESALSNVVREYGTPDSAFFHESQRNKVPKGLAARFQYCQPNECAPAATQASPAGDVMISRLGGGVGWLKVTKFPGTVGVDIAKQIDHGIHELKDCDRLIVDLRGNAGGGLAFLRVMSYLTPERLPVGYSVTRPRAESGYTKENLAVFDRIPSQKASLIWLALKFGFRDDSVTIITEGLGARSFHGKIAVLVDENTTGAGERIAAFAQERKLAPIVGARTAGKLICCSVYKVGQGYYVRVPARAWFTWGGEFLEEKGVAPDCAVSSTENASDLQLQRAVDVVRSL from the coding sequence ATGAATAACTTGACCAAGACCGATCGAGAAGAAATCGTCTCGCGGGTGATCACCACGGTTGAGACAAAGCACTTTGATCCACAATTCCCGCGAGAGCAGTGGAGGTCGGAGGTGGAGCGACTTCGTGGCTCCATCATCGATGGAGCAACAACATCCCAGTTCGAATCTGCGCTGAGCAACGTTGTGCGCGAGTACGGGACACCGGATTCGGCGTTCTTTCACGAGAGCCAACGCAACAAGGTCCCAAAGGGGTTGGCGGCGCGATTCCAATACTGCCAGCCAAACGAGTGCGCTCCGGCAGCTACCCAGGCTTCACCAGCAGGCGACGTAATGATCTCGAGGCTCGGCGGCGGCGTCGGATGGCTCAAGGTAACGAAGTTTCCCGGCACGGTTGGCGTGGACATCGCGAAGCAGATTGACCATGGCATCCATGAACTCAAGGACTGTGATCGATTGATCGTCGACCTTCGTGGGAACGCCGGTGGCGGACTCGCCTTTCTCCGTGTGATGAGCTACCTGACGCCGGAGCGCCTACCCGTTGGATATAGCGTCACGCGCCCTCGGGCGGAGTCCGGGTACACCAAAGAGAACCTGGCTGTCTTTGATCGGATTCCATCACAGAAGGCATCTCTGATCTGGCTCGCATTGAAGTTTGGATTCCGCGACGACTCGGTCACCATTATCACTGAGGGATTGGGCGCCAGATCTTTCCACGGAAAGATCGCAGTCTTGGTAGACGAGAACACGACGGGAGCTGGCGAACGCATCGCGGCCTTCGCGCAGGAACGCAAGCTCGCTCCTATCGTCGGAGCGCGCACAGCGGGAAAACTGATTTGTTGCAGCGTTTATAAGGTCGGGCAAGGCTACTACGTTCGCGTGCCGGCCAGGGCCTGGTTCACCTGGGGTGGAGAGTTTCTCGAGGAGAAGGGCGTGGCGCCAGACTGTGCCGTGTCAAGCACGGAAAATGCCTCTGACCTTCAGCTTCAGAGAGCGGTCGATGTAGTCCGAAGCCTTTAG
- a CDS encoding DUF262 domain-containing HNH endonuclease family protein has product MYETFNSQSKNIGELLGGNERARIVVPKFQRGYSWEKKHVEAFWTDITTFQREGQVKGGPDKYFLGPIVLQQESKDVIHLLDGQQRLATATILFTAIRDAARELKIQAATDFARDVQREMIEKSASSGYSLVMGEMDQLYFAETIQMDPPANKKAALRSHRNIQKTKTVLGEAVRKSISGLDPATALASLKELYQAVRSDLVMACIPVASERDAFRIFETLNDRGLRLSVPDLLLNYLMRVAADDNERRQIRNFWNEMLEQLGRRDINRFLRHMWVSKYGDLKSKDLFTALKEEIESKHVQSLEFTRTCADECESYVRLLDLDEEHLGKATPFVRVLARQLDVQPSLPMMLSSYRLLDANEFEKVVRWMVVFVVRYSVVSRLDSGGLETVFFALAQEIRARMSDPKHAKSVLAHIKETLTKNAPSDDQVKAAVAELILENDEAKYLLSRLATRMQTNTKEVKVDEANLEHVFPKNPAKEWKEQEAMEPLLWHIGNLTMLGERLNRDAANKEFAVKAPHYSKNSELEMAQDIARTYKEWNKDTISDRARRLAPLVIEVWDFDNPSRV; this is encoded by the coding sequence ATGTACGAAACCTTTAACTCGCAGTCTAAGAACATCGGCGAGCTCTTGGGGGGCAATGAACGCGCCCGCATTGTCGTTCCAAAGTTCCAGCGCGGCTATAGCTGGGAGAAGAAGCACGTTGAAGCATTTTGGACTGACATCACAACCTTTCAAAGAGAGGGCCAAGTCAAGGGTGGCCCGGACAAGTATTTCCTGGGGCCGATCGTGCTGCAGCAGGAATCGAAGGACGTCATCCATCTCCTCGACGGCCAACAACGCCTTGCCACGGCCACTATTCTCTTCACTGCTATCCGCGACGCCGCACGCGAACTGAAGATCCAAGCGGCAACCGACTTTGCGCGGGACGTTCAGCGGGAGATGATCGAGAAGTCAGCCTCTAGCGGCTACTCCCTGGTAATGGGGGAAATGGATCAGCTCTACTTTGCGGAGACCATCCAGATGGACCCTCCCGCGAACAAGAAGGCTGCTCTCCGCTCCCATCGGAACATCCAAAAGACAAAAACCGTTTTGGGCGAAGCTGTAAGGAAATCCATTTCGGGCCTAGACCCCGCAACGGCACTAGCATCGCTCAAGGAGCTCTATCAGGCCGTCCGCAGTGATCTGGTGATGGCATGCATCCCGGTAGCCTCCGAGCGGGATGCATTCCGTATCTTTGAAACGCTCAATGACCGCGGCTTGCGCTTGTCCGTTCCAGACCTCTTGCTCAATTACCTGATGCGGGTTGCAGCCGATGACAACGAGCGGCGCCAGATCCGGAATTTCTGGAATGAAATGCTCGAACAGTTGGGACGCCGCGATATCAACCGCTTCCTAAGGCACATGTGGGTCTCGAAGTACGGTGACTTGAAATCGAAGGACTTGTTCACGGCCCTTAAGGAGGAGATTGAATCCAAGCACGTTCAAAGCCTGGAATTCACACGCACATGTGCCGACGAGTGTGAGTCCTATGTCCGGCTCCTCGATCTTGACGAGGAACACTTAGGTAAGGCCACACCATTCGTCCGCGTCCTCGCACGCCAATTAGACGTGCAACCCTCGCTGCCCATGATGCTTTCTAGCTACCGGTTATTGGACGCAAACGAATTCGAGAAGGTTGTACGCTGGATGGTCGTTTTCGTGGTGCGCTACTCCGTTGTTTCCCGGCTCGACTCGGGCGGATTAGAGACGGTTTTCTTCGCTCTTGCCCAGGAGATTCGCGCCAGAATGAGCGATCCGAAGCACGCCAAGAGCGTCCTCGCCCACATTAAAGAAACGCTGACCAAGAATGCGCCCTCGGATGACCAAGTCAAGGCGGCGGTTGCGGAACTGATCCTTGAGAACGACGAGGCGAAGTATCTCCTGAGCCGGCTAGCCACGCGAATGCAGACCAACACCAAAGAAGTGAAGGTGGACGAGGCAAATCTTGAGCACGTGTTTCCGAAGAACCCGGCAAAGGAATGGAAAGAGCAAGAGGCGATGGAACCGCTCCTGTGGCACATCGGGAATCTGACCATGCTCGGCGAACGCCTAAACCGCGATGCCGCCAACAAGGAGTTCGCGGTTAAGGCACCACACTACTCCAAGAATTCCGAATTGGAGATGGCCCAGGACATCGCTAGAACCTACAAGGAGTGGAACAAGGATACGATTTCCGACCGGGCCAGACGGCTTGCTCCCTTGGTTATCGAGGTATGGGACTTCGACAATCCGTCGAGGGTCTGA
- a CDS encoding MoxR family ATPase, giving the protein MYTGAKHRLVRGASRPILLSMFATPKDVAGGLRDAGYATDPVLVQIIWLAIRMQKPILIEGPPGTGKTYLAQAFAAAARTDLIRLQCFEGITEKQAIGSFDEALQRLFLETQAETIERHWEKLRLQLHTLDFFTQGPLFQAVLQPKPVVLLIDELDKVDQKFEALLLEILSDWQITVPKLGTVKAKTIPFVVMTSNQERRLGDPLRRRSLYQRIEHPDVKKEAEILDIRAVEAPLELKAQAVGLAQALRGYNLVKPPSIDEIVQFVRALQLLGRSEILPEDRDVLLPFLAKTEEDVKRLMLRDGFRSLVATAHEYRDQALAAMRGGAEFVEVAV; this is encoded by the coding sequence ATGTACACCGGCGCAAAACATCGGTTGGTTCGTGGCGCGTCTCGCCCTATCCTTCTCTCAATGTTTGCGACACCGAAAGATGTTGCTGGAGGTCTCCGCGACGCCGGCTACGCCACCGATCCCGTGCTCGTCCAGATCATCTGGCTCGCGATCAGAATGCAGAAGCCGATTCTGATCGAAGGACCGCCAGGCACCGGCAAGACGTACCTGGCGCAGGCCTTCGCCGCCGCGGCGAGAACCGACCTAATCCGTCTCCAGTGCTTCGAAGGCATCACGGAGAAACAGGCGATCGGCTCTTTCGACGAGGCGCTCCAGCGGCTGTTCCTCGAAACGCAGGCCGAGACGATCGAAAGACATTGGGAGAAACTTCGGCTTCAACTCCACACGCTGGACTTTTTCACCCAGGGCCCGCTCTTCCAGGCGGTCCTGCAGCCGAAGCCGGTGGTGCTGTTGATCGATGAACTGGACAAAGTGGACCAGAAGTTCGAGGCGCTGCTCTTGGAGATCCTTTCCGACTGGCAGATCACGGTTCCTAAGCTGGGTACCGTTAAAGCCAAAACCATACCGTTCGTTGTCATGACGTCCAATCAGGAGCGGCGCCTCGGTGATCCGCTCCGCCGCCGGAGCCTCTATCAGAGAATCGAGCATCCTGACGTTAAGAAGGAAGCCGAGATCCTGGACATCCGGGCGGTCGAAGCGCCACTCGAGTTAAAGGCACAGGCTGTCGGACTCGCACAGGCACTGCGTGGCTACAACCTCGTAAAGCCCCCGTCGATTGATGAGATTGTCCAGTTCGTCAGGGCGCTACAGTTGCTCGGGAGGTCAGAGATCCTGCCGGAGGATCGTGATGTTCTGCTGCCCTTCCTCGCCAAAACTGAGGAAGACGTGAAGCGCCTTATGCTGCGAGACGGCTTCCGCAGCCTGGTGGCGACGGCGCACGAATATCGCGATCAAGCCTTAGCCGCGATGCGAGGTGGAGCCGAATTCGTGGAGGTGGCGGTATGA
- a CDS encoding CHAT domain-containing tetratricopeptide repeat protein: MLRFTDLNSFDLKAMVEAIQRSPFFMLAAFSISSRRLRIHFAVSQNQGTDFGRIEPNRRRASRKARVLSLGKAVRCVPSVAAILVILVAPSRIAGPETPDEATLIEAKRLAWLNNWAGAAELLGQLERSHLRPIDEATVLFSRAAQIRGNIEALSLPAAAAEIASMLDREAIRRDPQLHLQLLSIKGDIEFQYDLRSAETTWEDAQQLAAAVDSAEWKARAEGELGAIAFLNGEIFAAVRLVSGALLKAELAGDVAAQIRYRTALGEGLAEFGRPADAIRFFDKALELSSSTKGAYFPFTAYLGKARLLAATERRDDGLRMLHEGLAEARQKELKVREARILTVLGELASAVGEHREAISWLKEAADVANRAGLDRIEAEASSSLASMLRDAGNNLHAVSYAKRSVAAAQRAGDLYHLPPMMAILAEIEAKNGNFSAAEAVYAQATDAVSGLLRDFPHPRHKNTLIATMSRVFQGHFELAIEDLHDVAKAFAVVESAKAHGLVDLLHGSSAHHGEAWDQHAVRQVAELQRTLSHESDQRRRSELLDQLWELEMRSFRPRDVGLGPGAPSAIRPVSIPLLQSRLSENELLIEYVLSSPRSFALVISRDQVTHYELADRKHIEAAVDMHLAAIRSRRNGRFEAAALYRLLIEPVAIPTNKARLIIVPDGKLHVTAFGALMNPAGGFVVESHVISYAPSATAYYLLSESAPERVQRVRLLGVGGAKYSSNPIRDLVSAVRSGGFFDSSSAPRWSPIPYSSLEVSDLAAIGLGNTTLLTGDRASEPDFKRMPLSTFRVLHFALHSAIDAEFPDRSALVLSSRKGDEEDGLLQAREVVQLDLNADMVTLSACDAGSGTLEGIAGVNSLVQAFLMAGSRSVVASVWPADDMFTAALMKAFYSNLRQGLDKAEALTLAKRELLRVHGPNAVPFFWAGFRLVGDSHGTVMGEER; the protein is encoded by the coding sequence GTGTTGCGCTTCACCGATCTCAATTCCTTCGACCTCAAGGCCATGGTCGAGGCAATTCAGCGCTCTCCGTTCTTCATGTTGGCGGCTTTCTCCATCTCTTCCAGGCGCCTCCGGATCCACTTCGCCGTCTCACAGAACCAGGGCACGGATTTCGGTAGAATCGAACCAAATCGGCGGAGAGCCAGCAGAAAGGCTCGAGTGTTGTCGCTGGGCAAAGCAGTTCGGTGTGTTCCTTCAGTGGCCGCCATACTTGTGATCTTGGTGGCGCCTTCTCGAATCGCCGGACCGGAGACGCCGGACGAAGCCACACTGATCGAAGCCAAGCGATTGGCATGGCTTAACAACTGGGCGGGCGCCGCCGAGCTACTGGGCCAGCTTGAGCGATCTCATCTGCGTCCCATTGACGAAGCGACCGTTCTGTTCTCGCGGGCTGCACAGATCCGCGGCAACATCGAGGCCCTGTCGCTGCCAGCGGCTGCGGCTGAAATCGCGTCCATGCTTGATCGAGAGGCCATACGGCGCGATCCACAGTTGCACCTTCAACTGCTGTCGATCAAGGGCGACATCGAGTTTCAATACGACCTCCGTTCCGCGGAGACGACCTGGGAAGATGCCCAGCAACTGGCTGCCGCCGTCGACTCCGCTGAATGGAAGGCGCGGGCTGAAGGGGAGCTTGGGGCGATCGCCTTCCTAAACGGGGAAATTTTCGCCGCCGTAAGGCTCGTATCAGGGGCGCTTCTAAAAGCAGAGTTGGCGGGCGATGTCGCCGCTCAAATCCGGTATCGAACAGCTTTGGGAGAAGGGCTTGCCGAATTCGGTCGACCCGCCGACGCCATTCGGTTCTTCGACAAGGCTCTGGAATTGTCCTCATCAACGAAGGGAGCCTATTTTCCGTTCACTGCGTACTTGGGCAAGGCTCGGCTGCTGGCCGCGACAGAGCGTAGAGATGATGGTCTTCGGATGCTGCACGAAGGTCTGGCGGAAGCCCGCCAGAAGGAACTGAAGGTTCGCGAAGCACGGATACTCACGGTTCTTGGCGAGCTTGCGTCCGCCGTAGGCGAGCATCGGGAGGCGATCAGCTGGCTCAAGGAAGCAGCCGATGTGGCTAACCGGGCTGGACTTGACCGGATCGAGGCAGAGGCGAGCAGTTCCCTCGCGTCCATGCTACGTGACGCTGGGAACAACTTGCACGCTGTCAGCTACGCCAAGCGGAGCGTCGCTGCTGCTCAACGCGCCGGGGATCTCTACCATCTGCCCCCGATGATGGCGATTCTCGCCGAGATCGAAGCGAAAAACGGGAACTTTAGCGCGGCGGAAGCGGTTTACGCCCAGGCAACGGACGCCGTGAGCGGCCTGCTCAGAGACTTTCCGCATCCCAGGCACAAAAACACGCTGATCGCGACAATGAGCCGGGTGTTTCAGGGCCATTTCGAGCTGGCGATAGAGGATCTTCACGATGTTGCGAAAGCATTCGCTGTCGTTGAATCGGCCAAGGCCCACGGCTTGGTCGATCTACTTCATGGATCCTCCGCACATCACGGCGAAGCATGGGACCAGCACGCAGTTCGTCAGGTCGCGGAACTGCAACGGACTCTGTCGCACGAGAGCGATCAGCGCCGGCGAAGCGAATTGCTTGATCAACTCTGGGAGCTCGAAATGCGGTCGTTCCGCCCGCGGGACGTGGGACTCGGTCCCGGCGCTCCATCGGCCATCAGGCCAGTATCGATTCCACTATTGCAGTCACGTCTCTCGGAGAACGAACTGCTAATCGAATATGTGCTCTCGTCTCCTCGCTCGTTTGCCCTGGTGATCAGCCGTGACCAGGTGACACATTACGAACTTGCAGATCGCAAGCACATCGAAGCAGCTGTGGATATGCACCTCGCGGCGATCCGCAGCCGACGGAATGGCCGCTTTGAGGCGGCAGCGCTGTACCGTCTTCTGATCGAGCCTGTCGCCATCCCGACAAACAAGGCCAGGCTAATCATTGTGCCTGACGGAAAGCTCCACGTCACCGCTTTTGGCGCGCTGATGAATCCGGCGGGTGGGTTCGTCGTTGAGTCGCATGTCATCTCTTACGCCCCATCAGCAACCGCGTACTACTTGTTATCGGAGTCAGCTCCGGAACGAGTCCAAAGAGTGCGCTTACTTGGCGTCGGTGGAGCAAAGTACAGTTCGAATCCAATCCGAGACCTGGTGTCCGCCGTCCGCAGTGGGGGCTTCTTCGATTCATCCTCAGCGCCCCGCTGGTCCCCGATTCCTTACTCGTCCCTTGAGGTATCTGACCTTGCGGCTATTGGGCTGGGGAACACGACCCTACTGACTGGCGATCGCGCGAGTGAACCGGATTTCAAGCGCATGCCGCTATCGACGTTTCGCGTCCTACACTTTGCACTGCATTCCGCCATTGATGCGGAATTCCCTGACCGTTCTGCTCTCGTCCTATCGTCCCGAAAAGGCGACGAGGAAGATGGCCTCTTGCAGGCGCGCGAAGTGGTTCAGCTCGACCTCAACGCCGACATGGTGACGCTTTCCGCATGTGACGCCGGTTCAGGAACTCTCGAAGGAATTGCCGGCGTCAACAGTCTCGTCCAAGCGTTCCTGATGGCGGGTTCTCGAAGCGTCGTCGCCAGCGTGTGGCCAGCGGACGACATGTTTACTGCGGCTCTGATGAAGGCGTTTTACAGCAATCTGCGGCAGGGGCTGGACAAGGCCGAGGCGTTAACCCTCGCCAAGCGCGAGTTGCTACGGGTCCACGGGCCGAATGCCGTCCCATTCTTTTGGGCTGGCTTCAGGCTCGTAGGAGATTCACATGGAACTGTGATGGGAGAGGAACGATGA
- a CDS encoding lytic transglycosylase domain-containing protein — MKRRLLVLVFSLTCPLIGQTAEARYWADHWADAYSVPRELVYAVIEVESGWNPSAISSAGAVGLMQLMPYTAATFAVRSRFDIADNIRGGVAYLAWLRDIFGDDWRLVVASYNVGHAPVLRRGLNYHSEEVRSYVGRVAHVYRRNRWETLLQLEGGLTG, encoded by the coding sequence ATGAAGCGGCGGCTCCTCGTCCTCGTATTCTCGCTCACTTGCCCACTAATCGGGCAGACTGCGGAGGCGCGCTACTGGGCCGACCACTGGGCAGACGCCTACTCGGTGCCACGTGAGCTGGTGTACGCGGTGATCGAGGTTGAGTCCGGGTGGAATCCGAGCGCGATCTCATCCGCCGGCGCGGTTGGACTGATGCAACTGATGCCGTACACCGCGGCAACGTTCGCGGTACGAAGCCGTTTCGACATTGCCGACAACATTCGTGGCGGGGTAGCGTACCTCGCATGGCTGAGGGACATCTTTGGTGACGATTGGCGGCTGGTCGTCGCCAGCTACAACGTCGGGCATGCCCCTGTTCTCAGGCGCGGCTTGAACTACCACTCGGAAGAAGTACGCAGCTATGTCGGGCGCGTCGCACACGTTTATCGACGTAACCGGTGGGAGACACTGTTGCAACTCGAAGGAGGGCTAACCGGATGA
- a CDS encoding DUF362 domain-containing protein: protein MAIIKCDRYELVSRAVADGFRLIRPPVAGKRVLLKPNLVEYSPTTPINTHPVLIAAVIDELYRLGAASVVVGDGPGHVRDTDLLLHESGLQAQLDAVGRARFVDLNFDSVVRVPAKTGLTQLGELWLPETVMSADVVISMPKIKTHHWAGVTLSLKNLFGVVPGSVYGWPKNVLHWEGIENSIVELAAAVPIHHVVADGIEAMEGNGPLHGSMKPLGCLVFADDPLAADATGCRLMGIEPARVRHLAMGSALGNIEVSKIEQRGDRPEHITVPFDLLPEFGFLQAAT, encoded by the coding sequence GTGGCGATCATCAAGTGCGATCGCTACGAACTGGTTTCGCGCGCAGTCGCCGATGGATTTCGACTGATCCGGCCGCCTGTTGCCGGAAAGCGCGTCCTGCTGAAGCCCAACCTCGTCGAGTACTCACCGACCACTCCCATCAACACTCATCCGGTGCTGATCGCAGCGGTCATTGACGAGCTATACAGGCTAGGCGCCGCAAGTGTTGTGGTAGGCGACGGACCAGGGCACGTCCGCGACACCGACCTCCTCCTTCACGAATCCGGTCTCCAGGCACAACTCGATGCCGTGGGCCGGGCGCGTTTCGTTGACCTGAACTTCGACTCCGTAGTTCGCGTGCCGGCGAAAACGGGCCTGACGCAGTTGGGAGAGCTCTGGCTGCCAGAGACGGTGATGTCCGCGGACGTCGTGATTTCGATGCCGAAGATCAAGACTCACCACTGGGCCGGGGTCACGTTGAGTCTCAAGAATCTCTTTGGAGTCGTTCCTGGTTCCGTTTACGGCTGGCCCAAGAATGTCCTGCACTGGGAAGGCATCGAGAACTCTATCGTCGAGCTCGCTGCGGCGGTCCCAATCCATCACGTCGTCGCCGACGGCATCGAGGCAATGGAAGGCAACGGGCCTCTGCACGGTTCGATGAAGCCGCTCGGCTGCCTCGTCTTCGCCGATGACCCGCTCGCGGCGGATGCCACCGGTTGCCGCTTGATGGGCATTGAACCGGCGCGCGTCCGGCATCTCGCGATGGGGTCGGCGCTCGGGAATATTGAGGTGAGCAAAATCGAGCAGCGCGGTGATCGGCCCGAGCACATAACGGTCCCATTTGATCTGCTTCCCGAGTTCGGCTTTCTTCAAGCTGCAACCTGA
- a CDS encoding TonB-dependent receptor — MQVTLLGLVVSATLAAGVAFGQAAAMNGEITGTVLDPSGAPVTTANVTVVNASTGYERSARTNSAGLYRVPILPLGNYSVTVEGEGFATYQQEGIVLNAGTAATVDVKLQLRSVTTEVHVSSAAPIVDVARTDQGSTMTSNAIVNLPLVSRNPLNFILQQPNVSGRANTEFGVPRKLNANGFNNRVNYLLDGSNNVQSDRAGIRLLPISQTWIQEVQAVSNGFAPEFGNTVGTVFNTITRSGTNELHGTAGYLFRRTPMSARPALLPEGPPTPEVNVDSVLANAGGRLVEDRAFFFVGYERVKRDLPVPVTVPPSTIAQLGLPASFADPIPFTQNISFLIGKVDWQLNSNHRLSMRYNGHRNNSPYNSSVIGGLFLVDRTYEFVDRSHAGAAQLVSVLSPNAVNELRFQIPIRTQSQNRFEATGSGPSIMIPGVASFGNSIDVGFRYEELSPEVTENFSYNHGQHALKVGGSIRQIRDTQVQATAANYTFPNAAAYLAARDGLNPRAYVSFIQTVGDPSLNYNSLFAGFYVQDTWKPRSNVTLLYGIRYDVYRPPAANEGSPFPYSREFRTDKNNVAPRLGVAVRHGRTVVRGSAGVFYDPFQTDLYRRAILNNGTPQFFAIALTPQIPFAPAFPNVLPGIPQGVPLPAQDITTVVPDFANLYSINANLSVSRELARDLALTATYLYTRGNRLPVMRNINLVPSGQQLADGRPIFGPARVFPEFGNILAAESVGQSVYNGLNLTLSKRFSRGFELFGTYTWSHAIDDAPEQNNIDSPNFVLSDPTNRRRDRGNSLTDRRHAFNGYLVYTPSLEVGSRVLRYLVNRNQIAIMATIQSGDVFNIGSNRVLNGDPLTTTAFQRPLFIGRNTIRGPRTSEFNIRYTRLIPLTERMNIEFIAESTNVFNRTNVVGLNTTATVDPAGNIIVPPSLAASAALDQRLLQLGFRVSF, encoded by the coding sequence ATGCAGGTTACTCTGCTTGGACTAGTTGTGTCAGCTACACTGGCCGCCGGTGTAGCTTTTGGTCAGGCGGCCGCGATGAACGGAGAGATCACCGGGACCGTGCTCGATCCTAGCGGGGCGCCTGTCACCACCGCAAACGTGACCGTGGTGAATGCCAGCACAGGGTATGAACGCTCGGCAAGAACCAATTCCGCCGGGCTCTACAGGGTCCCAATCCTTCCATTGGGCAACTATTCTGTGACTGTCGAGGGCGAAGGCTTCGCTACCTACCAGCAAGAAGGAATAGTGCTCAACGCGGGCACCGCGGCGACCGTGGATGTGAAACTTCAGTTGCGAAGCGTCACCACGGAAGTCCATGTCTCTTCGGCCGCGCCAATCGTTGATGTGGCCAGGACGGATCAGGGGAGTACAATGACCTCCAACGCGATCGTCAACCTGCCGCTTGTTTCCAGGAATCCTTTGAACTTCATCTTGCAGCAGCCAAACGTCAGTGGGCGCGCCAATACAGAGTTCGGTGTCCCTCGCAAGCTCAATGCCAACGGTTTCAACAACCGCGTGAACTACCTGCTCGACGGCAGCAACAATGTTCAGAGCGACCGCGCAGGCATTCGTTTGCTTCCGATCTCGCAAACGTGGATTCAGGAGGTCCAGGCCGTCAGCAACGGGTTCGCACCCGAGTTTGGCAATACCGTTGGAACGGTGTTCAACACGATTACTCGCTCGGGCACGAACGAGTTGCACGGCACGGCTGGTTACCTGTTCCGGCGAACGCCGATGAGTGCCCGACCTGCTCTCCTTCCGGAGGGTCCGCCGACCCCTGAAGTGAACGTCGATTCCGTCCTCGCGAATGCGGGTGGCCGGCTCGTGGAAGACCGAGCATTCTTCTTCGTGGGGTACGAACGAGTCAAGCGTGACCTCCCGGTACCCGTCACTGTCCCGCCTTCCACAATCGCCCAACTCGGGCTGCCGGCGAGCTTCGCCGACCCAATACCGTTCACCCAGAACATCTCCTTCCTCATCGGGAAGGTCGATTGGCAGCTAAATTCCAATCACCGGCTCTCCATGCGCTACAACGGACACCGCAACAACTCGCCCTACAACAGCTCGGTAATCGGCGGTCTCTTCCTCGTCGATCGTACATACGAATTCGTCGACCGCTCGCACGCCGGCGCCGCTCAGTTGGTGAGCGTTCTTTCACCAAACGCTGTGAACGAGTTGCGCTTTCAGATACCGATCCGAACGCAGTCACAGAACCGTTTCGAGGCAACCGGCTCGGGGCCATCTATCATGATTCCTGGCGTCGCGAGCTTCGGCAACTCGATAGACGTGGGATTCCGCTATGAGGAGTTGAGTCCCGAGGTGACCGAGAACTTCAGCTACAACCACGGACAGCACGCTTTGAAGGTAGGCGGGAGCATCCGGCAGATTCGCGACACGCAGGTTCAGGCAACCGCCGCCAACTACACGTTCCCAAACGCTGCAGCATACCTGGCTGCGCGGGATGGACTGAATCCACGAGCATACGTCAGCTTCATCCAGACGGTTGGTGATCCCTCTCTGAACTACAACTCGCTATTCGCCGGTTTCTATGTGCAAGACACGTGGAAACCACGATCGAACGTCACCTTGCTATATGGGATCCGCTATGACGTATACCGGCCACCGGCAGCGAACGAAGGCTCACCGTTTCCGTACTCGCGCGAGTTCCGGACCGACAAAAATAACGTGGCGCCGCGTTTAGGCGTGGCGGTCCGGCACGGCAGGACCGTTGTCCGGGGGAGCGCCGGCGTTTTCTACGATCCCTTCCAAACGGATTTGTATCGTCGAGCGATCCTCAACAACGGTACGCCTCAGTTCTTCGCAATCGCGTTGACTCCTCAGATTCCGTTTGCGCCGGCCTTCCCCAATGTTCTTCCTGGAATCCCTCAAGGTGTTCCGCTTCCAGCCCAGGACATCACGACCGTCGTACCGGATTTCGCCAACCTGTATTCGATCAATGCAAACCTTTCGGTGAGTCGCGAGCTCGCGAGAGACCTCGCCCTGACGGCGACCTACCTCTACACGCGAGGCAACCGCCTGCCGGTGATGCGCAACATCAATCTGGTTCCATCTGGCCAGCAGTTGGCAGACGGACGGCCGATCTTCGGTCCGGCGCGCGTCTTCCCTGAGTTCGGCAACATTCTGGCAGCCGAGTCGGTCGGACAGTCCGTCTATAACGGCCTGAATCTGACGTTGAGTAAGCGGTTCTCCCGAGGTTTCGAGCTGTTCGGCACGTACACGTGGTCGCATGCCATCGACGACGCCCCGGAGCAGAACAACATTGATAGTCCAAATTTCGTTTTGTCCGATCCGACCAATCGTCGCCGAGACCGCGGCAATTCCCTGACCGACCGGCGTCACGCCTTCAATGGGTACCTGGTCTACACGCCATCGCTGGAGGTCGGAAGCCGCGTGCTGCGGTACCTCGTAAACAGGAATCAGATCGCGATTATGGCGACGATTCAGAGCGGTGACGTCTTCAACATCGGCAGCAATCGAGTGTTGAACGGGGATCCTTTGACGACCACCGCCTTTCAGCGACCACTCTTCATTGGTCGCAATACTATCCGCGGTCCTCGCACTTCGGAGTTCAACATCCGGTACACTCGCTTGATCCCTCTGACCGAGCGCATGAACATCGAGTTCATCGCTGAATCGACGAACGTCTTCAACCGGACGAACGTTGTTGGTCTGAACACGACGGCCACGGTTGACCCGGCCGGAAACATCATCGTTCCGCCTTCCCTCGCTGCGAGTGCCGCCCTTGATCAGCGTCTGTTGCAGCTCGGATTCCGCGTCTCGTTCTGA